A single region of the Chelmon rostratus isolate fCheRos1 chromosome 5, fCheRos1.pri, whole genome shotgun sequence genome encodes:
- the LOC121606936 gene encoding apoptosis-inducing factor 3 isoform X1, with protein sequence MGGCFSKPKPGNQRAHLKSIEVKVELSLLEKEKEMDGLSPNGKASPFADCRPNGALGHGSDDDSTPLPLYHKPRDYVEASVCHVKDLENGQMREVDLGSGRALLIKEHGEFSAMGHKCPHYGAPLVKGVLSKGHVRCPWHGACFNIATGDIEDFPGLDSLPTFQVRVEKDKVIIRANKQALQSQKRSKPMARCSAVINSSTGFSHVLIIGSGPAGLVCAETLRQEGFTDRIVMCTMDRHPPYDRPKLSKSLDSTAEQLRLRSMDFLQDHDIELLTEKEAVAVDVKTRSVTFEDGLRMEYRKLFIATGSKPKPMNYKGKDVRNVFHVRTPEDANSIARLANNKNAVIVGTSFVGMEVAAALTDKAHSVSVIGIESVPFKKALGEKVGKAIMKLFEANRVKFYMLNEVSEMIGHHGQLKEVVLKSGKVLRADVCVIGAGSIPATGFLKQSGIHMDSKGFIAVNKVMQTNADGVFAGGDVVIFPFPPRNNKKVNIPHWQMAHVHGRVAALGMMGRATEIKTVPYFWSAMFGKTIRYAGYGDGFDDVIIQGDLDELRFVAFYTRSEEVVAVASMNYDPIVSRVAEVLGSGKTIKKRDVETGDISWLIDKGSQ encoded by the exons ATGGGAGGATGCTTCTCCAAACCCAAACCAGGTAACCAACGCGCTCACTTGAAATCAA TTGAAGTTAAAGTGGAACTCTCTCtcctggaaaaagaaaaagagatggacGGGCTGTCACCCAACGGCAAAGCGAGTCCCTTTGCTGACTGCAGACCTAACGGGGCCCTGGGCCACGGCTCTGACGACGACTCCACGCCGCTCCCCCTCTACCACAAACCACGGGACTATGTGGAGGCCTCCGTCTGTCATGTTAAAGATCTGGAGAACGGACA gATGCGAGAGGTTGACCTGGGAAGCGGCAGAGCTTTGTTGATCAAAGAACACGGCGAGTTCTCAGCCATGGGCCACAAGTGTCCACACTACGGAGCACCGCTGGTCAAAG GTGTGTTGTCAAAAGGCCACGTGCGCTGTCCCTGGCACGGCGCGTGTTTCAACATTGCAACAGGGGACATCGAGGACTTCCCCGGGCTGGACAGCCTGCCGACCTTCCAG GTCAGAGTTGAAAAGGACAAGGTGATCATTCGTGCAAACAAGCAG GCCCTTCAGTCGCAGAAAAGGTCAAAGCCCATGGCCCGATGCTCAGCAGTCATTAACTCCAGCACAGGCTTCAGCCATGTCCTCATCATTGGCTCAG GTCCAGCAGGTCTGgtgtgtgcagaaacactgaggCAAGAGGGCTTCACCGACCGCATCGTCATGTGCACCATGGACAGACATCCTCCATATGACAGGCCTAAACTGAGTAAG TCCTTAGACAGCACAGCGGAGCAGCTGAGACTGCGCTCCATGGACTTCCTACAGGACCATGACATTGAACTGCTCACCGAGAAAGAG GCTGTGGCAGTAGACGTGAAAACGCGGTCTGTGACTTTTGAGGATGGCTTGAGGATGGAGTACAGGAAGCTCTTTATTGCTACAGGAAGCAA ACCAAAACCGATGAACTACAAAGGCAAGGACGTCAGGAATGTGTTTCACGTCCGGACGCCTGAGGACGCCAACAGCATAGCGAGGCTGGCCAACAACAAGAACGCTGTGATTGTGGGAACATCGTTTGTTG GCATGGAGGTGGCCGCAGCTTTAACCGACAAGGCCCACTCGGTCTCTGTCATCGGGATCGAGTCAGTCCCCTTTAAAAAAGCTCTCGGGGAGAAAGTGGGGAAAGCCATAATGAAG ctgtttgaggcAAACAGGGTGAAGTTCTACATGCTGAACGAGGTGTCGGAGATGATTGGCCATCATGGACAG ctgaaagagGTGGTGCTGAAGAGTGGCAAAGTCCTGCGGGCCGACGTGTGTGTCATCGGAGCAG GAAGCATTCCTGCAACAGGCTTCCTGAAACAGAGCGGCATCCACATGGACTCCAAGGGCTTCATCGCTGTCAACAAG GTGATGCAGACAAATGCCGATGGGGTCTTTGCTGGGGGAGATGTGGTGATTTTTCCTTTCCCGCCGCGCAACAACAAGAAGGTGAACATCCCTCACTGGCAGATGGCTCATGTACACG GAAGGGTGGCAGCTCTCGGCATGATGGGCAGAGCCACCGAGATCAAAACTGTGCCTTACTTCTGGTCAGCCATGTTTGGGAAGACCATACGCTATGCAG gTTATGGTGATGgatttgatgatgtcattataCAAGGAGATCTCGATGAGCTGAGATTTGTGGCGTTTTACACCAG GAGCGAGGAGGTGGTGGCTGTTGCCAGCATGAACTATGATCCCATTGTATCCCGAGTGGCAGAGGTCTTAGGCTCCGGAAAGACGATTAAGAAACGAGATGTGGA GACTGGAGACATTTCTTGGCTGATTGACAAAGGCTCTCAATGA
- the LOC121606936 gene encoding apoptosis-inducing factor 3 isoform X2 — protein sequence MGGCFSKPKPVEVKVELSLLEKEKEMDGLSPNGKASPFADCRPNGALGHGSDDDSTPLPLYHKPRDYVEASVCHVKDLENGQMREVDLGSGRALLIKEHGEFSAMGHKCPHYGAPLVKGVLSKGHVRCPWHGACFNIATGDIEDFPGLDSLPTFQVRVEKDKVIIRANKQALQSQKRSKPMARCSAVINSSTGFSHVLIIGSGPAGLVCAETLRQEGFTDRIVMCTMDRHPPYDRPKLSKSLDSTAEQLRLRSMDFLQDHDIELLTEKEAVAVDVKTRSVTFEDGLRMEYRKLFIATGSKPKPMNYKGKDVRNVFHVRTPEDANSIARLANNKNAVIVGTSFVGMEVAAALTDKAHSVSVIGIESVPFKKALGEKVGKAIMKLFEANRVKFYMLNEVSEMIGHHGQLKEVVLKSGKVLRADVCVIGAGSIPATGFLKQSGIHMDSKGFIAVNKVMQTNADGVFAGGDVVIFPFPPRNNKKVNIPHWQMAHVHGRVAALGMMGRATEIKTVPYFWSAMFGKTIRYAGYGDGFDDVIIQGDLDELRFVAFYTRSEEVVAVASMNYDPIVSRVAEVLGSGKTIKKRDVETGDISWLIDKGSQ from the exons ATGGGAGGATGCTTCTCCAAACCCAAACCAG TTGAAGTTAAAGTGGAACTCTCTCtcctggaaaaagaaaaagagatggacGGGCTGTCACCCAACGGCAAAGCGAGTCCCTTTGCTGACTGCAGACCTAACGGGGCCCTGGGCCACGGCTCTGACGACGACTCCACGCCGCTCCCCCTCTACCACAAACCACGGGACTATGTGGAGGCCTCCGTCTGTCATGTTAAAGATCTGGAGAACGGACA gATGCGAGAGGTTGACCTGGGAAGCGGCAGAGCTTTGTTGATCAAAGAACACGGCGAGTTCTCAGCCATGGGCCACAAGTGTCCACACTACGGAGCACCGCTGGTCAAAG GTGTGTTGTCAAAAGGCCACGTGCGCTGTCCCTGGCACGGCGCGTGTTTCAACATTGCAACAGGGGACATCGAGGACTTCCCCGGGCTGGACAGCCTGCCGACCTTCCAG GTCAGAGTTGAAAAGGACAAGGTGATCATTCGTGCAAACAAGCAG GCCCTTCAGTCGCAGAAAAGGTCAAAGCCCATGGCCCGATGCTCAGCAGTCATTAACTCCAGCACAGGCTTCAGCCATGTCCTCATCATTGGCTCAG GTCCAGCAGGTCTGgtgtgtgcagaaacactgaggCAAGAGGGCTTCACCGACCGCATCGTCATGTGCACCATGGACAGACATCCTCCATATGACAGGCCTAAACTGAGTAAG TCCTTAGACAGCACAGCGGAGCAGCTGAGACTGCGCTCCATGGACTTCCTACAGGACCATGACATTGAACTGCTCACCGAGAAAGAG GCTGTGGCAGTAGACGTGAAAACGCGGTCTGTGACTTTTGAGGATGGCTTGAGGATGGAGTACAGGAAGCTCTTTATTGCTACAGGAAGCAA ACCAAAACCGATGAACTACAAAGGCAAGGACGTCAGGAATGTGTTTCACGTCCGGACGCCTGAGGACGCCAACAGCATAGCGAGGCTGGCCAACAACAAGAACGCTGTGATTGTGGGAACATCGTTTGTTG GCATGGAGGTGGCCGCAGCTTTAACCGACAAGGCCCACTCGGTCTCTGTCATCGGGATCGAGTCAGTCCCCTTTAAAAAAGCTCTCGGGGAGAAAGTGGGGAAAGCCATAATGAAG ctgtttgaggcAAACAGGGTGAAGTTCTACATGCTGAACGAGGTGTCGGAGATGATTGGCCATCATGGACAG ctgaaagagGTGGTGCTGAAGAGTGGCAAAGTCCTGCGGGCCGACGTGTGTGTCATCGGAGCAG GAAGCATTCCTGCAACAGGCTTCCTGAAACAGAGCGGCATCCACATGGACTCCAAGGGCTTCATCGCTGTCAACAAG GTGATGCAGACAAATGCCGATGGGGTCTTTGCTGGGGGAGATGTGGTGATTTTTCCTTTCCCGCCGCGCAACAACAAGAAGGTGAACATCCCTCACTGGCAGATGGCTCATGTACACG GAAGGGTGGCAGCTCTCGGCATGATGGGCAGAGCCACCGAGATCAAAACTGTGCCTTACTTCTGGTCAGCCATGTTTGGGAAGACCATACGCTATGCAG gTTATGGTGATGgatttgatgatgtcattataCAAGGAGATCTCGATGAGCTGAGATTTGTGGCGTTTTACACCAG GAGCGAGGAGGTGGTGGCTGTTGCCAGCATGAACTATGATCCCATTGTATCCCGAGTGGCAGAGGTCTTAGGCTCCGGAAAGACGATTAAGAAACGAGATGTGGA GACTGGAGACATTTCTTGGCTGATTGACAAAGGCTCTCAATGA